A portion of the Krasilnikovia cinnamomea genome contains these proteins:
- a CDS encoding carbohydrate ABC transporter permease: MSLTFAVPARTEQAPAARTRRRRGRTARRTMTGWAFAGPATIVVIGLSIFPAVWAFLISRTKWNGVAPATGVGWRNYERLAQDPDLASAARHSLLLTAVFVSASVLLGMALAVALNRRIRLIGFYRTCIVVPYVASAAATGILASYVFNPQYGAANSLLRRIGLPEQQFLENPGQALLVICGIALWGEIGFTTVVYLAALQDIPRELVEAAVVDGAGRWRVFRHITLPGLRPVTLFIAIWQSITALQLFDLIYTTTRGGPMNSTQTIVYYIYEVAFQTRRLGYGAAVAYVLFAVTLLLSGAVLWHNRRGTAGMR; the protein is encoded by the coding sequence GTGAGCCTCACGTTCGCGGTTCCCGCCCGTACTGAACAGGCACCGGCGGCCCGGACGCGCCGCCGCCGCGGGCGGACGGCCCGGCGCACAATGACCGGATGGGCCTTCGCCGGACCGGCGACGATCGTCGTGATCGGCCTGTCCATCTTTCCTGCCGTCTGGGCGTTTCTCATCTCCCGGACGAAGTGGAACGGTGTAGCCCCGGCCACGGGCGTCGGCTGGCGCAACTACGAGCGGCTCGCCCAGGATCCGGATCTGGCCTCTGCCGCCCGGCACAGCCTGCTGCTGACCGCCGTCTTCGTGTCGGCCTCCGTTCTGCTGGGCATGGCGCTCGCGGTCGCGTTGAACCGGCGCATCCGGCTGATCGGGTTCTACCGCACCTGCATTGTCGTGCCGTATGTCGCGTCCGCCGCGGCCACCGGCATCCTGGCGAGCTATGTCTTCAACCCGCAGTACGGCGCGGCGAACAGCCTGCTGCGCCGCATCGGGCTGCCGGAGCAGCAGTTCCTCGAGAACCCGGGTCAGGCGTTGCTGGTGATCTGCGGCATCGCGTTGTGGGGGGAGATCGGGTTCACCACGGTGGTGTATCTGGCCGCGCTGCAGGACATCCCCCGGGAGTTGGTCGAGGCGGCGGTCGTCGACGGTGCGGGCCGGTGGCGGGTGTTCCGCCACATCACCCTGCCCGGGCTGCGCCCCGTGACGCTGTTCATCGCGATCTGGCAGAGCATCACCGCGCTGCAACTGTTCGACCTGATCTACACCACCACCCGCGGCGGGCCGATGAACAGTACGCAGACGATCGTCTACTACATCTACGAGGTCGCGTTCCAGACCCGGCGGCTGGGCTACGGTGCGGCCGTCGCGTACGTGCTGTTCGCGGTGACGCTACTGCTGTCCGGCGCGGTGTTGTGGCACAACCGGCGCGGCACCGCGGGGATGCGCTGA
- a CDS encoding 1-phosphofructokinase family hexose kinase, with product MILTVTLNPALDVTYTVDAISAHATHRVRHVVSQPGGKGVNVARILHAVGEPVLVTGLLGGVTGAFVMTQLDAAGVPVSFVRIQGECRRTVTVVDAGEATGFWEPGPTVTPAEWGRFVEHYAALVRLARVVVLSGSLPTGLPADAYAVLIRTAAAHRVRTILDSSGEALWLGIAARPDIAKPDAEELAERLAATATVVSHPCIGDDDVGPARQVLRLGARAVVVSHGRRGLVGLTGDQAWRVAAPEAITGNAAGAGDACVAALARALHDGTPWPAPLADAVAMSAAAAGAPVAGVVDQDTYCRLRPYIAATAQAAT from the coding sequence ATGATCCTCACCGTGACCCTGAACCCCGCGCTCGACGTGACGTACACCGTCGACGCGATCAGCGCCCACGCGACGCACCGGGTGCGACACGTCGTGTCCCAGCCCGGCGGCAAGGGCGTCAACGTGGCCCGGATCCTGCACGCGGTTGGCGAGCCGGTCCTGGTCACGGGGCTGCTCGGCGGCGTCACCGGCGCCTTCGTGATGACGCAACTGGATGCGGCGGGCGTTCCGGTCTCCTTCGTACGGATCCAGGGAGAGTGCCGCCGAACCGTCACCGTCGTCGATGCCGGTGAGGCGACCGGGTTCTGGGAGCCCGGTCCGACGGTCACCCCCGCGGAGTGGGGTCGCTTCGTCGAGCACTACGCGGCGCTGGTCCGGTTGGCGCGCGTTGTCGTGCTGTCCGGTTCGCTGCCCACTGGGCTGCCGGCCGACGCCTATGCCGTGCTCATCCGGACGGCGGCGGCGCATCGGGTGCGCACGATCCTGGACAGCAGCGGCGAGGCGCTGTGGCTCGGCATCGCCGCCCGTCCGGACATCGCCAAACCCGACGCTGAGGAACTCGCCGAGCGGCTCGCCGCGACCGCAACCGTGGTGTCTCATCCCTGCATCGGCGACGACGATGTCGGCCCGGCGCGGCAGGTGCTGCGTCTGGGTGCCCGTGCGGTGGTGGTTTCCCACGGCCGGCGGGGTTTGGTCGGACTCACCGGTGACCAGGCGTGGCGGGTCGCGGCGCCCGAGGCGATCACGGGCAATGCCGCCGGCGCGGGTGACGCCTGCGTCGCCGCGCTCGCCCGCGCGCTGCACGACGGCACGCCATGGCCGGCGCCGCTGGCCGACGCGGTGGCGATGTCCGCGGCCGCTGCCGGTGCACCGGTCGCCGGCGTGGTCGACCAGGACACCTACTGCCGGTTGCGTCCGTACATCGCTGCCACCGCTCAGGCGGCGACCTGA
- a CDS encoding right-handed parallel beta-helix repeat-containing protein codes for MNRQVLVVAGGRPGAYPTIAAALARATEGATIAVHQGRYEENLVLTQRVTISAADGPGTVLVHAGAGSVCVVNGAGAQLRGLTLSCDDDQLAAVDVHHGEVALDDCRVLGASWATLLSRLDGSLAMRGCEVSNRAGAGIVVTSARPSTVEDTVISEVASSAVVVTESGTLTLRRCELRQVTGNGICVNGHGTCVLEHCEIVAAAKPAIVVEQHGAARISRLRVRDSANVDLYLRGDGTVSITDSTFTGAAVQSAHLAEGCAAVFRQCTFSGVKHTGVQVTGGAAPRFVDCTVVDSPIGVRVDGAGMPTFEGLTVRGTSEHVAVVAGASTVAFARLRVETGNGAGVVAGEGSQVDFADVELDLVGAVAVEVDGGAQATFSDARITTTQQPAVSVRGGSRVTLGSVLLRGGGLVVGDGVEAVVRDSEVVGAVGDGMRVAAGGALSATRCRVRDSGGHGVGIEPGGRATMTECEVLGSGGDGVHADTAEPVRLTRCVVQGSAGVPVFRPDQHQVTVEDLTTGARREQQAGHRAAVALPPDSGGDSAAAGDEHNEELAPGMELTGPLAELDVLIGLDGVKKEVKGLINLIRMSQLRQQMGLPMPPMSRHLVFAGPPGTGKTTVARLYGAVLAELGILEKGHMIEAARADLVGQYIGSTAIKTTELVTRAMGGVLFVDEAYTLTAGSGGSGPDFGQEAIDALMKMMEDHRDELVVIVAGYSELMEQFLQSNPGLASRFTRTIEFPNYRVDELVTIATNLCRKHYYELTDEAVESLTAYFERVPKGPTFGNGRVARKLFESMVSNQASRLAAAPPARDSELNRLTAADLLPELAQLAQATDEPPQLDAVLDPHAALQASRAWRRISDLVGLHPARQALVGAVLQVAAARGAGQHVGRQANAVIAGARGSGRSELARLYGQALSELRLVTVGHLVRVSSAGGLAAQWPGQARTLVAEVLREAAGGTLVIEWGGGDDGFQAEVAEALADALASTGGDPAVTLLGEPPVLAQLFTTVPQLAECFGHRWEVPDYAAAELAEIAVRYLLRRGHEVPDDVRAAVADIVVDLPDRTVRGAHALAAGLARTAASRTLTVADLGFRPGRGASMAGGLAGVPVDGGLASAVRF; via the coding sequence ATGAACCGGCAGGTGCTGGTGGTGGCAGGCGGCCGGCCCGGCGCCTACCCGACGATCGCCGCGGCGCTGGCGCGGGCCACGGAGGGTGCCACCATCGCCGTGCACCAGGGGCGGTACGAGGAGAATCTGGTCCTGACCCAGCGCGTGACGATCAGCGCGGCGGACGGCCCCGGCACGGTGCTGGTGCACGCCGGTGCGGGCAGCGTCTGCGTCGTCAACGGAGCGGGCGCGCAGCTGCGCGGGCTCACCCTGTCCTGCGACGACGACCAGCTGGCCGCGGTCGACGTGCACCACGGCGAGGTGGCGCTCGACGACTGCCGGGTGCTCGGCGCCTCGTGGGCGACCCTGCTGTCCCGGCTGGACGGCTCGCTGGCGATGCGGGGCTGCGAGGTGAGCAACCGGGCCGGGGCGGGGATCGTGGTGACCTCCGCCCGGCCCAGCACCGTCGAGGACACGGTGATCAGCGAGGTGGCCTCGTCCGCCGTGGTGGTCACCGAGTCCGGCACGCTGACGCTGCGCCGCTGCGAGTTGCGTCAGGTCACCGGCAACGGGATCTGCGTCAACGGCCACGGTACGTGCGTACTGGAGCACTGCGAGATCGTGGCGGCCGCAAAGCCCGCGATCGTGGTCGAGCAGCACGGCGCGGCCCGGATCAGCCGGCTCCGGGTGCGCGACAGCGCCAACGTCGACCTGTACCTGCGCGGCGACGGGACGGTGTCGATCACCGATTCGACCTTCACCGGTGCCGCCGTGCAGTCGGCGCACCTCGCCGAGGGGTGCGCCGCGGTGTTCCGGCAATGCACGTTCAGCGGCGTCAAGCACACCGGTGTACAGGTGACCGGCGGCGCCGCCCCCCGATTCGTGGACTGCACGGTCGTCGACAGCCCGATCGGCGTACGGGTCGACGGCGCGGGAATGCCGACATTCGAGGGCCTGACCGTACGCGGCACCTCCGAGCACGTCGCAGTGGTGGCCGGCGCTTCGACGGTGGCGTTCGCCCGGCTGCGGGTCGAGACCGGCAACGGGGCCGGGGTCGTCGCGGGCGAAGGCAGCCAGGTGGACTTCGCCGACGTGGAGCTGGACCTGGTGGGCGCGGTAGCGGTGGAGGTCGACGGCGGGGCTCAGGCGACGTTCAGCGACGCCCGGATCACCACCACACAGCAGCCGGCCGTCAGCGTACGCGGCGGTTCCCGCGTGACGCTGGGCTCGGTGCTGCTGCGCGGGGGCGGCCTGGTGGTCGGCGACGGTGTCGAGGCGGTGGTCCGCGACAGCGAGGTCGTCGGCGCCGTAGGCGACGGGATGCGGGTCGCCGCCGGTGGCGCGCTGAGCGCCACCCGGTGCCGGGTGCGGGACTCCGGCGGCCACGGCGTCGGCATCGAGCCCGGGGGCCGGGCGACCATGACGGAGTGTGAGGTGCTGGGCAGTGGCGGGGACGGGGTGCATGCCGACACCGCGGAGCCGGTCCGGCTGACCCGGTGCGTGGTGCAGGGTAGCGCCGGCGTGCCGGTGTTCCGGCCCGACCAGCACCAGGTCACCGTCGAGGACCTGACGACCGGGGCGCGTCGCGAGCAACAGGCGGGACACCGGGCGGCGGTCGCCTTGCCGCCCGACTCGGGCGGTGACAGTGCGGCCGCCGGCGACGAGCACAACGAGGAGCTGGCGCCGGGGATGGAACTGACCGGGCCGCTGGCCGAGCTGGACGTCCTGATCGGACTAGACGGGGTCAAGAAGGAGGTCAAGGGCCTGATCAACCTGATCCGGATGTCGCAGCTGCGCCAGCAGATGGGACTGCCGATGCCGCCGATGAGCCGGCATCTGGTCTTCGCCGGGCCGCCGGGCACCGGCAAGACGACGGTGGCGCGGCTCTACGGTGCGGTCCTCGCCGAGTTGGGCATCCTCGAGAAGGGCCACATGATCGAGGCGGCCCGCGCCGACCTGGTCGGCCAGTACATCGGCTCCACCGCGATCAAGACCACCGAGCTGGTCACCAGAGCGATGGGGGGTGTGCTCTTCGTGGACGAGGCGTACACCCTCACTGCCGGGTCCGGTGGTTCGGGGCCGGACTTCGGTCAGGAGGCCATCGACGCGCTGATGAAGATGATGGAGGATCATCGCGACGAGCTGGTCGTGATCGTGGCGGGATACTCCGAGCTGATGGAGCAGTTCCTGCAGTCCAACCCGGGCCTCGCGTCACGGTTCACCCGGACGATCGAGTTCCCCAACTACCGCGTCGACGAACTGGTCACCATTGCCACGAACCTGTGCCGCAAGCACTACTACGAGCTGACCGATGAGGCGGTGGAGTCGCTCACCGCGTACTTCGAGCGGGTGCCGAAGGGGCCGACCTTCGGCAACGGGCGCGTGGCCCGCAAGCTGTTCGAGTCCATGGTGAGCAACCAGGCATCCCGCCTCGCGGCGGCGCCGCCGGCGCGGGACAGTGAGCTCAACCGGCTCACCGCGGCCGACCTGCTGCCGGAGCTGGCCCAGCTGGCGCAGGCGACGGATGAGCCCCCGCAACTGGACGCGGTCCTCGACCCGCACGCGGCGCTGCAGGCCAGCCGCGCCTGGCGGCGGATCAGCGACCTGGTCGGCCTCCATCCGGCCAGGCAGGCGCTGGTCGGGGCGGTGCTGCAAGTCGCCGCGGCGAGGGGCGCCGGGCAGCACGTGGGCCGGCAGGCGAACGCCGTCATTGCCGGCGCGCGCGGCAGCGGCCGCAGCGAACTTGCCAGACTGTACGGCCAGGCGCTGTCCGAGCTGCGGCTGGTTACGGTCGGTCACCTGGTGCGTGTCTCATCCGCTGGCGGCCTGGCGGCGCAGTGGCCGGGGCAAGCCCGCACCCTGGTGGCCGAGGTGCTGCGCGAGGCGGCCGGTGGCACCCTGGTGATCGAGTGGGGTGGCGGCGACGACGGTTTCCAGGCCGAGGTGGCCGAGGCGCTGGCCGACGCGCTGGCCTCGACGGGCGGCGACCCGGCCGTGACGCTGCTCGGCGAGCCGCCGGTGCTGGCGCAGCTGTTCACCACCGTGCCGCAGTTGGCGGAGTGTTTCGGCCACCGGTGGGAGGTGCCGGACTACGCGGCGGCGGAGCTGGCGGAGATCGCCGTCCGCTACCTGCTGCGGCGTGGCCATGAGGTGCCCGATGACGTCCGCGCGGCGGTGGCCGACATCGTCGTGGACCTGCCGGACCGTACCGTGCGCGGCGCCCACGCGCTCGCGGCGGGTCTCGCCCGCACGGCCGCGTCGCGCACCCTGACTGTCGCCGACCTGGGCTTCCGTCCGGGGCGCGGTGCGTCGATGGCGGGAGGCCTGGCCGGGGTGCCAGTGGACGGGGGCCTGGCGTCGGCAGTTCGTTTCTGA
- a CDS encoding ABC transporter substrate-binding protein has product MDDLAGVRRARRHGPAPSRLRWPRHKSLLAATTAVVLLLTACSTRDDRERTLAGHAPDEVTITWWTGQSADAEQLAEQLAAEYQRLHPHVTIKTSAGASTTDDLLTKLSAGFTSDTYPDISYAYGSWAGELAASGRTQDLTDFVGDPAFGWHQMPFAARMTATVDGRVIGVPALVDNLALIHNKQLFDAAGVAYPTNDWSWDDFRQAARRLTDPGRGVYGTTYSVSGSEDTTWHLWPLLWQRGGRILDGKRPAFDSDAGVAALETLRAMAVDDRSMYLDQTDEKYGPLFNNGRIAMMMSGPWAMLELKQARLNYGVTMLPGFHGDHQTVSGPDLWVLFDHDDGARARAARDFVGWLTSRQIDAKWNLRLGNLPLRSSANSTPEFAAYIREYPGGQAFFDNLANAKQARPTIAGYAELSRHVGDAVAMVLQGAATPKEALHEAARRSVGALEDS; this is encoded by the coding sequence ATGGATGATCTGGCCGGCGTCCGCCGCGCTCGACGACATGGTCCAGCGCCGAGCCGTCTGCGGTGGCCCCGGCACAAGTCGTTGCTCGCCGCGACCACGGCCGTGGTCCTGCTGCTCACCGCCTGCAGCACCCGGGACGATCGCGAGCGTACGCTCGCCGGCCACGCCCCGGACGAGGTCACCATCACCTGGTGGACCGGCCAGTCGGCCGACGCGGAGCAGCTCGCCGAGCAACTCGCCGCCGAGTACCAACGGCTCCACCCCCACGTCACCATCAAGACGTCGGCGGGCGCGTCGACCACCGACGACCTGCTCACCAAGTTGTCCGCCGGATTCACCAGCGACACCTACCCGGACATCTCGTACGCGTACGGCAGCTGGGCGGGCGAGCTCGCGGCAAGCGGCCGTACCCAAGACCTCACCGACTTCGTCGGCGACCCCGCGTTCGGCTGGCACCAGATGCCGTTCGCGGCCCGGATGACCGCGACGGTGGACGGCAGGGTCATCGGAGTGCCGGCGCTCGTCGACAACCTCGCCCTGATCCACAACAAGCAGCTGTTCGATGCCGCCGGGGTGGCGTACCCGACAAACGACTGGTCCTGGGACGACTTCCGCCAGGCAGCCAGGAGACTCACCGATCCGGGCCGGGGCGTCTACGGCACCACCTACTCCGTCTCGGGCAGCGAGGACACCACATGGCACCTGTGGCCGCTGCTGTGGCAGCGCGGCGGCAGGATCCTGGACGGCAAGCGGCCGGCCTTCGATTCGGACGCCGGGGTGGCCGCCCTGGAGACGCTGCGGGCCATGGCGGTGGACGACAGGTCCATGTATCTCGACCAGACCGACGAGAAGTACGGGCCACTGTTCAACAACGGCCGCATCGCGATGATGATGTCGGGGCCCTGGGCGATGCTCGAGCTGAAGCAGGCCCGCCTGAACTACGGCGTGACGATGTTGCCGGGATTCCACGGTGACCACCAGACCGTCTCCGGGCCGGATCTGTGGGTCCTGTTCGACCATGACGACGGGGCCCGGGCGAGGGCCGCCCGCGATTTCGTCGGCTGGCTGACCAGCAGACAGATCGACGCGAAGTGGAACCTGAGGCTGGGCAACCTGCCGCTGCGCAGCTCCGCGAACAGCACCCCCGAGTTCGCCGCCTACATCCGTGAGTATCCCGGCGGGCAGGCGTTCTTCGACAACCTCGCGAACGCCAAGCAGGCCCGGCCTACCATCGCCGGGTACGCGGAGTTGTCCCGCCACGTCGGTGACGCGGTCGCCATGGTGCTGCAGGGCGCGGCCACCCCGAAGGAGGCCCTCCACGAGGCCGCCCGCCGATCGGTCGGTGCGCTGGAGGATTCGTGA
- a CDS encoding alpha-glucosidase/alpha-galactosidase: protein MAAIAFLGAGSVVFTRELLADILSFDELRDVTLALHDIDPERLATAETIAQRTAAQLDAKPAIVSSVDRRVALYGADYVINAIQVGMHAATVRDFELPARFGLRQTIGDTLGVGGIFRALRTFPVLDGIVADMRELCPDAWLLNYTNPMAMNIAYLTAVAPDVKAVGLCHSVYWTVRELSELVGAPFDEVDYTGAGVNHQAWLLRWEHRGENLYPRLDARLGADPELRRRVRMDMYRRLGWFPTETSEHSAEYVPWYLHHDTEIQRLRIPVGEYVRISAENLAAYAATRAGLLAGEPLDLSRQATEYAPQLIHSMQTGTPRRVHANVANHGLISNLPEGYAVEVPCVVDRLGLRPERVGALPPQCAAVNRGFVNVGELTVRAALDGDPRLIRQAAMVDPNTAATLTVDRIWQLCDELAEAHGDLLPEPLRGRVSA, encoded by the coding sequence ATGGCTGCGATCGCGTTCCTCGGTGCCGGTAGTGTGGTCTTCACCCGGGAGCTGCTCGCCGACATCCTGTCCTTCGACGAGCTGCGTGACGTCACGCTGGCGTTGCACGACATCGACCCGGAGCGGCTGGCTACGGCCGAGACGATCGCCCAGCGCACCGCGGCGCAGCTTGACGCGAAACCGGCCATTGTGTCCAGTGTGGACCGGCGTGTGGCGTTGTACGGCGCTGACTACGTTATCAACGCGATCCAGGTCGGGATGCACGCGGCGACGGTGCGCGACTTCGAGCTCCCGGCACGTTTCGGGCTGCGCCAGACCATCGGCGACACCCTCGGCGTGGGGGGCATCTTCCGGGCCCTGCGGACCTTCCCCGTACTGGACGGCATCGTCGCCGACATGCGCGAACTGTGTCCGGACGCCTGGCTGCTCAACTACACCAATCCGATGGCGATGAACATCGCGTACCTCACGGCGGTCGCGCCCGACGTCAAGGCCGTCGGCCTGTGCCACTCGGTCTACTGGACCGTGCGCGAGCTCAGCGAGCTGGTCGGCGCGCCGTTCGACGAGGTGGACTACACCGGCGCGGGCGTCAACCATCAGGCGTGGCTGCTGCGGTGGGAGCACCGCGGCGAGAACCTCTACCCGCGGCTCGACGCCCGCCTCGGCGCGGACCCGGAGCTGCGCCGCCGGGTGCGCATGGACATGTACCGGCGCCTCGGCTGGTTCCCGACCGAGACCAGCGAGCACTCGGCCGAATACGTTCCCTGGTATCTGCACCACGACACCGAAATCCAGCGTCTGCGGATCCCGGTCGGCGAGTACGTGCGGATCAGCGCGGAGAATCTGGCCGCCTACGCGGCCACCCGGGCCGGGTTGCTCGCGGGCGAGCCGCTGGACCTGTCGCGCCAGGCGACGGAGTACGCACCCCAGCTCATCCACAGCATGCAGACCGGGACGCCGCGCAGGGTGCACGCCAACGTCGCCAACCACGGCCTGATCAGCAACCTGCCCGAGGGGTACGCGGTCGAGGTGCCCTGCGTCGTCGACCGCCTCGGCCTGCGCCCGGAGCGGGTCGGGGCGCTGCCCCCGCAGTGCGCCGCGGTCAACCGGGGTTTCGTCAACGTCGGCGAGCTCACCGTCCGGGCCGCGCTCGACGGCGACCCCCGGCTGATCCGGCAGGCGGCCATGGTGGATCCGAACACGGCCGCGACGCTGACCGTCGACCGGATCTGGCAGTTGTGCGACGAACTCGCCGAGGCACACGGCGACCTGCTGCCGGAACCGCTGCGCGGCCGGGTGTCGGCATAG
- a CDS encoding carbohydrate ABC transporter permease encodes MSARRRRLPFSAWHLLLMPMALLFVLPLVQMVCASLMSAQEINQFPPRLLPSALHVDGYRFLFAQSHIVRWFANTVLVSAVAVAAHLLLCSTAGYGFARLRFGGRGVAFVAILATVMIPTQLLMIPTYLMFARIGIVDTIAAAIVPWLASAFGIFLMRQFFLSLPVELEEAARLDGCGTLRTFLSVVLPLARPALATLAVFTLLSSWNDLLWPLVAINDEQRFTLQVGLASFQGTRRTEWSQLMAGNVIATVPLVFAFLVAQRRFIATMSLSGLKS; translated from the coding sequence ATGTCGGCGCGGCGGCGCCGGCTGCCGTTCAGCGCCTGGCATCTGCTGCTCATGCCGATGGCACTGCTGTTCGTCCTGCCGCTGGTGCAGATGGTGTGCGCGTCCTTGATGAGCGCGCAGGAGATCAACCAGTTCCCGCCCCGGCTGCTGCCCAGCGCCCTGCACGTCGACGGGTACCGCTTCCTGTTCGCCCAATCGCACATCGTCCGCTGGTTCGCGAACACCGTGCTGGTGTCGGCTGTCGCGGTGGCTGCGCATCTGTTGCTCTGCTCGACGGCGGGCTACGGCTTCGCGCGTCTCCGCTTCGGCGGGCGCGGCGTGGCGTTCGTTGCGATTCTCGCGACCGTCATGATCCCCACCCAGTTGCTGATGATCCCGACCTATCTGATGTTCGCGCGGATCGGGATCGTGGACACGATCGCCGCGGCGATCGTGCCGTGGCTGGCCTCGGCCTTCGGCATCTTTCTCATGCGGCAGTTCTTTCTGTCCCTGCCCGTGGAGTTGGAGGAGGCGGCACGCCTCGACGGTTGCGGCACCCTGCGTACCTTCCTCAGCGTGGTCCTGCCGCTGGCCCGGCCCGCGCTGGCGACGCTGGCCGTCTTCACCCTGCTGTCGAGCTGGAACGACCTGCTGTGGCCGCTGGTGGCGATCAACGACGAGCAACGGTTCACCCTGCAGGTCGGCCTGGCCAGTTTCCAGGGCACCCGACGCACCGAATGGTCCCAGCTGATGGCCGGCAACGTGATCGCCACCGTGCCACTGGTCTTCGCGTTCCTGGTGGCACAGCGCCGGTTCATCGCCACAATGAGCCTCAGCGGGCTCAAGAGCTGA
- a CDS encoding endo alpha-1,4 polygalactosaminidase yields MLAALLAFIVAVAVFSAVALAATHADAFIVSARIAGSARAVEPVRVVEPAQDGWAAEPAGPGAPTRAVAAPPPNAKFDYQIGGAYQPPAGVQVVSRDRKAAPAGGVYTICYVNAFQVQPDELPWWQSHHEELLLKDANGRYVIDQDWGENLLDISTAAKRAAVAAVVNGWIDGCAANGFRAVEPDNLDSYDRSQGLLTRADAMAFVNLLATHAHAAGLAIGQKNTAELGTSGRDAGLDFAVVEECGQYSECGDYTAVYGNNVIDIEYTKQAFTKACRSHGATLSIVRRDRDVTVPGSGSYVYDAC; encoded by the coding sequence CTGCTCGCGGCTCTCCTGGCGTTCATTGTTGCCGTCGCGGTCTTCTCCGCCGTCGCACTGGCCGCCACCCACGCCGACGCATTCATCGTGTCGGCCCGGATCGCTGGATCGGCCCGGGCCGTTGAGCCCGTCCGGGTCGTCGAGCCCGCGCAGGACGGCTGGGCCGCTGAGCCCGCCGGGCCGGGCGCGCCCACCCGCGCTGTCGCTGCCCCGCCGCCAAACGCAAAGTTCGACTACCAGATCGGCGGCGCCTACCAGCCACCCGCCGGAGTGCAGGTGGTCAGCCGGGACCGCAAAGCCGCTCCGGCCGGCGGCGTCTACACCATCTGCTACGTCAACGCCTTCCAGGTGCAGCCCGACGAGTTGCCCTGGTGGCAGTCGCACCACGAGGAACTGCTGTTGAAAGACGCCAACGGCAGGTACGTGATCGACCAGGACTGGGGCGAGAACCTGCTCGACATCTCCACCGCGGCCAAGCGCGCCGCCGTGGCAGCCGTGGTCAACGGCTGGATCGACGGCTGCGCCGCCAATGGGTTCCGGGCCGTGGAACCTGACAACCTCGACTCGTACGACCGGTCCCAGGGCCTGCTCACCCGCGCCGACGCCATGGCGTTCGTGAACCTGCTCGCCACCCACGCCCACGCGGCCGGTCTCGCCATCGGCCAGAAGAACACCGCCGAACTCGGTACCTCCGGCCGCGACGCCGGGCTGGACTTCGCCGTCGTGGAGGAATGCGGCCAGTACAGCGAGTGCGGTGACTACACCGCGGTGTACGGCAACAACGTCATCGACATCGAGTACACCAAGCAGGCGTTCACCAAAGCCTGCCGGAGCCACGGTGCCACGCTGTCGATCGTCCGCCGGGACCGGGACGTCACGGTTCCCGGCAGCGGCTCGTACGTCTACGACGCCTGCTGA